TCGTGCTTAACGCCAAAGCGCGCGAACAGGCAGAAGCCGCGCCCACTGAGCCACATAACCCGCAGGGAGCAGGTCAGGCAGCCTGACCTGCTCCCTGCGGCTCTATTCCACTCCAAAATCGCTACAAGCCGATACGGAGAGACTCTGAGACACAGTCCCACCTGCAAGACTGGAGGGCATGCTTGTCCGACGACAAGGTATCCAATCTGCCATCACCTGAATCAGATCAGGATGATGAAGCGCTTGAAGATGATCTCTTTGCCGCGCTCGACGAGATTCAGGACGAGAGCGAAACCCAGGCCCAGCCAGCCAGCGACGAACCAGCCACAGCAGCCGCGCCGCTTCCTTCATCTGAGGAGCGGGCGCCCTATGCCTTGCCTGTCGCCCCGCAGCTTGCGCTTCAGCCGCGCACCTATCAGCAGAGCGCCGTTGATGCCTGGCTCCGCGCCGATGGTCGCGGGGTTGTTGTGCTGCCGACAGGCGCGGGCAAAACCATCGTCGCCTACGATGCCATTGCGCGCCTCGGCGTGCGCACGCTGATCGTCGTCCCAACCATCGAACTACTGCGCCAGTGGCGGGCCGGGATGATCGCGCATCTGCATCTGCCCAAGAAGAGCGTTGGCGCAGTTGGCGGTGGCGAGCATAGCAGCGGCCCCGTCACCGTGATCACCTACGATTCAGCGGCCATGAAGCGTCGTCGGCTCGACGGCTACGGCCTCCTTGTCTTCGATGAAGTCCATCATCTCCCGGCGCAAAGCTATCGAACCATCGTGGCAAAGACGGGAGCGCCCTGGCGGCTGGGCCTCAGCGCAACTCTGGGGCGCGCTGACGGACGCCACGAAGACCTCTCGACTCTGATTGGCCCGGTCGTTTACGAGCGCGACGCCGAAGAACTCTCGGCTCAGAAGCACATTGCCGCCTACAAAGAGCGGCGCATCTACGTAGACCTTGCGCCGGAGGAAGAACTGCGCTACGAGACGCTCATGGCCGAGTGGCGCTGGTATCTGGCGACCCGCCGCTCGCAGCTTGGCAACGGCCCCGACATGTTCAACGCGCTCATCCGTCGCAGCGCCTTCGATCCCGAAGCGCGGCGCGCCTTGCGCGCCCATCACGAGGCGCGGCTGGTTGCCTTGAACGCCAACGCCAAGCTTGCTGCGATTGAGGGTTTGCTGCGCAAACACGCGCGCGACAAAGCTATCGTCTTCTCCGAGTACGTCGGCATGGTTGACCGCATCAGCCGCCAGATGCTCATCCCCGCCATCACCTATCGGACGCCATCCGCCGAACGCCACGCGATCCTTGAAGGCTTCCGCGCCGGAACGATTACCAAACTGGTGACTGGCCGCGTCCTGAACGAAGGCGTGGACGTTCCCGACGCCAACGTCGCCATTGTCGCCAGCGGAAGCGCCTCGATGCGCGAATATGTCCAGCGGTTGGGGCGCGTCCTGCGTCCCAAGGCAACAGAGGCGCAGCTTTACGAAATTATTTCGCGCCGCACCACCGAGCGCAACGCCGCCCGCAAACGACGCCCGCCGCGCAAGGCGCAGAACGACGCGCCGCGCCCAATCTAGAAAAGGAAGCACGCGATGCTCAAGCTCACCGATCTACGCAAGACGACCCGCCGCTCAAATGCGGGGAATGGGCGCACGCTCTATCCGCATTTTCTGCGTGACCGCAGCCTTGCGCCGCGCATTGACATGGCGATCCAGTATCTGGAGTCAATGCTTGAACGGCCCCGGCGCGAGCTTGACCAGGAGATCATCATGCAGCTTTTCGGCGATCACAAGCTCGCCCGCTGTATCGTCGCCTGCCTTGCTGCAACATACCGGCATCGCTGCCGCGCGTTCTCCGAAGTCCTCCCTGGCGATAGCGTTCAGGCGCTCAGCGCGCTGCATATCACCAACCCCAGCGAACTGCGTCTCTGGCTCTTCCGCCATGTCAATGAGGAGTTACCCGGCTTCGTCGGCGGTGTGGAGCGCCTCCCCTTTCTCAATCAGGCTGGCGCCATGCTTGGCCTTGACAGCAACCAGATCGACACGCTTATCACTCTCGATAGCCCTGAGCAGGCCATCCTCGCTCGTACCGGGCCAAAGCCAACTGCCGCCGATATTATTACCCGTTTCAACTATAGTGTTGTCGCCGCCATCCTTGCCAACGCGCCCAGCATCAGCATCTCGCTCTCCAGAGCGCCCTCGCATGCTGAAACCACTCGTGAACTCTGCGCCCTGGCCGACATCCAGGCAGAACTCGCGGGGAGCACGCTCGTACTACGTGGTCGGCAAGATGCCCTCGAAGGCTGGACACGACACGGCGCGAGGCTGGTGCGCCTGCTGTCGGCCCTCCTCGCCTGCGGGCTTCCCGCGCAGTCCGGCGAAGCCACTATTGCCGCGCCGGGTGGTGGACAATGGCATGTGCGCCTGAATACTGAAATCTTCGCCTATCTCGGCATGCGCGAGGCAGAGACTGGCGCGGAAGCAGACTTCAATACAGCAGATTTGCTGGAGTGCTGGCGCGCCCAGGAGGCTTTCGCTTCAGAGTATGCCTCCATTCGCCGCGCTGGCGAAGAGAAGGGTTGGACGCTCCGGCGGGCAGCCGAGCCGCTCATCCTCGATGGGGCGGTGCTGCCCACGCTCTTTGCCGCAACACGAGGGCGGCAGCGCGTATTTCTCGTTCTCGCGCCCACAACAGATACCGGCGCGGCGCGCCTGACGGCTTTTGCCACACGCACGCCCCTGGTTACGATCCGGGTGGCGGCAGGCGATTCGCGTGGGCAAGCGTCGGCGTCAGAAGCTGGCGCTCTGCCTGAGCTGACCTACAGCGGACGAGGAGACGTGGCCCAGCTTCCTACGCTTCTCGCTCAGGTGGTGGCGGAGACCGAAAAAAGCGCCAGGGAGCAGCAGCTTGAGACAACCTGTGAGGAGGCATACAACGCGGGCGTCTTTACCGAGCAGCAGCTTGCCGAGAGCCTTACCTGCGCTGTCGAAGAGCTTCCTGGGCTGTTTGCCAGGCCCGAAGCACGCGCCCTCGCTAAAGACTACCATCTCCAGTATATCGAGGGCTTCGGCCTTTGCAGCGCCCAGGTACTGATGCGCGCTCGCGCCGTCGCGCGCGATGTCGCCAGCCTGCGTGATCTCACGGAGAGCGCCATCCAGAGAATGCGCGTTCTTGGTCGGCGGCTGCGCGAAATCACAGGCGCGAGCGAGGGCATCGAGTGCCTCATCGCCTATCTTGGCGCCGCCTGAAAAAGATGCGCGCCGCGTTGGAACGCGCCGCGCATCTTGAGACTGTCTGCCGCCGGAAGCGCCATTTCCGGCGGCGGGCAGGTCAGACCGCTTCTTCTACGGGAGTTCGGACGGTAAACTGGCTGTTGTACAGGTCGGCATAGAAGCCTTGCTTCGCCAGCAGTTCTTCGTGCGTCCCCTTCTCGATGATCGCGCCATGATTCATGACCAGAATCAGATCGGCGTCCCGAATGGTGGAGAGTCGGTGAGCAATCACAAAGCTCGTTCTCTCCTTCATCAGTTCAGCCATCGCTTTCTGAATCTGTCCCTCGGTTCTGGTATCAACGCTGCTGGTCGCCTCATCCAGAATCAGAATCTCCGGGTTCGCCAGGAACGCGCGGGCAATGGTCAACAGCTGCTTTTGCCCCTGTGAGATATTGGTCGCCTCTTCGTTCAGGGCCGTGTTATAGCCTTCCGGCAACGTCCTGATAAAGTGGTCGGCGTTTGCCGCCCTGGCAGCCCGGATAATCTCTTCTTCCGCAGCGTCTTGACGACCATAGGCGATATTGTCGCGGATAGTTCCGCTAAAGAGCCAGGTATCCTGAAGGACCATACCGAACGTGCGGCGCAGTTCCCCACGCTTGATCTGCGTAATGTCCACACCATCCACCAGAATCCTGCCATCGTTCACTTCATAGAAGCGCATCAGCAGATTGACCAGGGTTGTCTTACCCGCGCCGGTCGGGCCGACAACAGCGATCATCTGGCCTGGCTGGACATCAATATTCATATCCTCCATCAGAAGCGCATCTTCTTTATAACCAAACCTGACATGCTCGAACTGGACCGCTCCCTGCGGAGCCGCGATGACCTGCGCATCAACTGCTTCGGGTATCTCTTCCTGCTCATCGAGCAGCTCAAAGATGCGCTCAGCCGAAGCCATTGTTGATTGAATCACGTTGGCGAAATTGGCGAGCTGGGTAATCGGCATAGTAAACTGCTGGGCATACTGAATAAACGCCTGCACGTCGCCCAGCGCAATCCTGCCGTTCGTCACCATGATGCCGCCAACCACCGCCACAAAGACATAGCCCATGTTGCCAATGGCCCGCATGAGCGGCATAATCATGCCAGAAACGAACTGCGCCCGCCAGCCCGCCTGATAGAGCTTGTCGTTTAACTCCGTAAACTCAGCGATGGATTGCGTCTCGCGCCCAAAGGCTTTGACGATCTTGTGGCCCGTATACATCTCCTCGACATGGCCGTTGAGATGCCCCAACTCCCGCTGCTGATTGCGAAAATACTTTTGTGAACGCTTCGCAAGTCCCAGCGTGATCAGCATGCTCAGTGGCAGCGTCAGCACGACTATCAGGCTCAGGAGCGGGCTGATGGTGAGCATCATTACAACCACGCCAATGACGGTAACGCCAGAGGTAATTAACTGCGTGATGCTTTGCTGCAACGTGGAGCTAATATTATCCATGTCATTGACGGCGCGGCTCAGGATTTCTCCATGCGTGCGCGAGTCAAAATACTTCAGCGGCAGCCGCGAAAGCTTCTCATCCACATCCCGGCGCAAGCGATACACCGTTCTTTGCGCGACACCGGCCATCACATACTGCTGAATGTACATGAAGATGGAACTGATGATGTACAGCCCAAGCAAAATCAGCAGGACCGTCGCAATATACGTGAAATCGATCCCAGGAGCGGGCTGATGCCTGAGAAACGCCTGATACTTCGCCAGCAGCCCCTCGAACAGCCTGGTCGTCGCTAACCCCAGGATTTTTGGCCCAACAATGTTGAACACCGTGCCGAGAATGGCTGTCACAAGCACGACCATCAAGAGATATTTCTGTGGCGCGAAATAGCCAAGCAATCTCCTGGCGGTCCCCTTAAAATCCCTGGCTTTTTGTACCGGCATGCCCATCGCGCCCCATCCGCCTCGACCCATCGGACCGCCCTGTACGCCGCCAGGTCGTTGTCTGCGCTCTTCACTCATGCGATTTTCTCCGCTATCTCTGCCACTGAAAGCTGAGAAGAGACGATCTCGTGATAGACCTCACAGGTCTCCATCAGTTCCCGATGCGTCCCGATACCAGCAACGCGCCCGTCATCCAGGACGATGATTTGATCTGCGTCCATGACCGTGCTGACCCTTTGAGCCACGATAAGCACCGTCGCATCAAGCGTTTCTTTCTTGAGCGCAGATCGCAGCTTCGCATCAGTTTTAAAATCCAGCGCCGAGAAACTATCGTCAAACACGTAAATCTCTGGCTTGCGCACCAGCGCGCGGGCAATCGAAAGACGCTGTTTCTGCCCGCCCGACACGTTTGTCCCACCCTGAGCGATCACCGCTTGAAAGCCGTCTTTCATTTCAGAGATGAATTCAGTGGCCTGGGCGACCTCAGCCGCGTACTGTATCTCTTCGTCTGAAGCATCCTCTTTGCCATAGCGGATGTTCTCGGCAACCGTTCCAGAGAACAGCACCGCTTTTTGCGGCACAAAACCGATCTTCGCGCGCAAATGCTCCTGCGCCATTTCGCGCACATCCACCTCGTCAACCAGGATAGCGCCGCTGTCCACATCGTAAAAGCGAGGGATCAGGCTGACCAGCGTTGATTTGCCCGCGCCGGTCCCGCCAATGATCGCCGTGACTTCACCGGGTTTGGCGCGGAAGGAAATGTTGGAGAGCGCAGGTTCTTCCGCTCCGGGATAGCTGAAGGTCACATCCGCAAACTCCACATAGCCCCGCTGCTCACCAGTCTGCTTTACCTCTGCCGCATCCTTGATTTCAGGCGTCATCGCCAGCACCTCGTTAATTCGATCTGCGGAGGCAGCAGAGCGCGGAAGCAGGATGAACAGCATCGAAACCATCAACAGCGCAAAAAGAATCTGCATGGCATATTGCAGGAAGGCGATCAGCGCACCAACCTGCATATCCCCGTTGTCAACGCGAATGCTGCCAAACCAGAGAATCGCAATGCTGGAAATATTCAACAGCAGCATCATGATCGGCATCAACGATGCGATCATCCTGTTGACCCTGATAGCGATGTTGGTCAGATCGAGGTTGGCCTCGTCAAAGCGCTGCTCCTCGTGCTTCACGCGGTCAAATGCCCGGACGACGCGCACGCCGGTCAGCCCCTCGTCCAGAATGAGATTGAGTTTATCAAGCTTCACCTGCATCGCGCGGAAAAGGGGAATGGCTTTGGTCATGAGCAAAACAATCACACCGACCAATATCGGAATGACCACGACTAGTATCCAGGAGAGCGCGACATCCTGTCTGAGCGCCAGAATAATGCCGCCGATCATCATCATGGGAGCAGTCACCATGAAACCCAGGGTGATGACGAGTACCTGCTGAATCTGCGTCGTATCATTGGTCGTTCGCGTAATCAGTGAAGCTGTGCTCAGCGTATCAAACTCGTGCAGCGAAAATTGCTCCACCTGAGTGAAAATCTTGCCGCGAATAATTTTGCCAAAGCCGGTAGCAATCCTGGCGGCATAGAAGCTGCCGATGATAGCAGCGATGACGCCTCCAATCGTCACCAGCACCATCAAGCCACCGACACCCCAGATATACCCCGTATCGCCTTTCACGATCCCATTATCCACAATATCTGCCATCAGAGTTGGCAGATAGAGGTTTGCCATGGATTGAGCAAAGGCTAGTACCAGAACAAGAGCAAGCGCCAGGCGATACGGCTTCATAAACCGCAGCAATGTGATCATGCCTCTTCATCTCCTGTCCAATGTGTGGTCTGGCTTGGCTTCGCTCCCCTTAGAAGAAGCAAAGCATCATGAAAAAAGGCCAGCAAGGTGGCCGCACTGTTCCTCACGCAGATCAAGAATCAGACCATCGAGCGGAAGCCCCCCTCGAAGCGCCGACCCTTCCCCGGCCTCTCTCGAAATCAATCTCTACGTTTATAATAAGATATAACAAGATATATCGTATTTTAAGCGGAAAGTCAAGAGCGAACGCCTGCATATGGAACAACTCGTTCTCCCTTGCGGAGAAGTAACAGCGGGATGCTGATCTGTGTATTCACGTTCGTCTGAAAAAGGGGTACAAATTATTTAGTTCTTAATTTATTAGGCAAGTTAAGTATAATGAAGGATGAGTTCGTTGTCAACTGGTAGCTCGCAATGCGCAAAAACCTCTCCTGAAACGTCGAGCGGCTTGGGGAGCTGCGACGTCCTTCATGTTTTGCTTTATTGGCAAGCAGAGCAGGAGTGTTCTACTGTTTAGCGCGCTGGCTTGACCCAAACTCCGCGTTCGTGCATGAGGTCAATCTGCTTCTGAATCACCTTTTCACGGTACTCAGCGTGTTTCATGGGTTCGCGGTTGAGGTAGAGGTTTTTGGGGTAAATCGGCTGCTCGTACAGCATCTGATAGAGTTCGGTGCGCACGTCTTTGAGCCAGTTGTCCCATTGGGCGCGGGCGCGGTGATCACGCAAGGCTTCAATATCGATCACACCGGCAACATAGGTTGAGCCTGCTCCATACTCCTGCCGCCCCACAATCTGCCCCTTATAATTGATGACAAAGGAGCGGCCACCAAAGGTATCAATGGCGGTATCATCTTCCGGGAGCAGATAATAGGTTCCCATGTTGGGTGCTACAAGGTACATGTTATTATCCAGCGCACGGGCGCGGCTCTGAATCTCAAAGATGTCGTTGCCGGTTGCCGGATGCGGATAAGAGGCGCGGTAGACGACTTCTGCACCGTTCAGCGCGAGAGCGCGGGCGTTTTCAGGGTAAGAGCCTTCATTCGCCATCATAATGCCCATCCGCCCTATCTCCGTATCAACCACCGGCCAGAAGGCATCGAGCGTTCTGCCGTATCTCTCAATCCACCAATCGTATATATCGTGCGGGCAGACGGAATGCTCGACGGGAAAGAGTGGAGAGACCTTGTAGTGCTGCAAGATCACTTCTCCTTCGGGGTTAAGGATGAAGCCAACGTTGAAGTAGCGATCCTTGATTTCCGGGTGGCGCGCTTTGGCCTGCGCCATAATAAACGCATTGTACGTGCGGGCGATCTTCCCCAGAGCTTCAGTCTCCTCGCCGGGAATATCAATCGCGCACTCTCTGGCAAACTGCACATGGTCGAGGTCAAGCACTTCATCGTTGAAGCCTTGCAACGCCCCTTCGGGAAAGGCAATCAACCTGACGGGCAAATCCAGGCTTGAAAGCCAGGAGGCGGCTTTCACGAGATGAGAGAGGTGTTCGAGGTTGCGCTTAATATCAGCGCGGGTGCGAATGCCTCGCACAGTGGGAATGAGTCCGACGGCAGTGTAGGGCTTCACCATATGCTGCTCCTTTGCTGTGTCTGAAAACGGTCCCTTGCGCATCATCACGAGGGGTTGCTGGTTGGCAAGGCAGGGTAGCTGCCCCAGCATAGCCGCAGAGGAGCCAATTGTCAAATCGGGCCACAGGATGCGGCCTCTATTCCCTTGTCGCAATGCTCTCTTGCAGTGCTCTCTTGATAGGAGGGACTAGACTTTGCTACCTTCTTCATGTAGTATTCATTTCTGCAATAGAGAAGCTTCCTACTTTTGAGGAGGGGTGAAGATGGCTCCATCTAGAAAATTCCCCTGGTTGGTCTTGTGCGTGGTCGTTCTTCTGGGGGTGATCGTATCTTTGGGCGTTATTCGGGTGGTCAATCAACTCAGCGCCACGACCTCCAATTCCCAGACCAATGCGGCAACCCCTTCACCAACGCAGGCACTGCCCTCACCCACTCCCACTCCCACACCGATTCTGCCTGTCCTGCGCGTCAGCGGCACACAGATCGTGAACGCGACCGGGCAGGCAGTGACGCTCATCGGCGCGTCGCACCCAGGGCTGGAGTATTTGTGTTCTGGAGACGGTCACTTCCGACTTGCTGATTTTCAAGCGATGCGCTCCTGGGGGATGAATACTGTTCGGATTCCACTCTCATCGGAGTTTTGGGCAAATCGCCACAACGCCTGCCCCAATTATCATCTGACCGTCACCAGCGCCGTAGTCAATGCTGAAGCGGCGGGCATGTATGTCATTCTGGACTTACAGTGGAACGCCCCGCTTGATCTGGCTGGCGATCCCTCTTTTGGGGGAGGGCAATATCCCATGCCAGATAGCGGCAAAGACCTCACGTTCTGGCAAGACCTGGCAACGATCTATCGTTCAGACCCTAATGTGATCTTCGACCTGTTTGGCGAGCCACACGACATCTCCTGGAGCATCTGGTATAAAGGCGGGACTATCCAGACAAGTGCGTTCCGAGGCAATCAGTTTGGGAATGGGCAGGGCACCTACCAGGCCATCGGGATGCGCGATCTGGCTGCTAAAGTGCGCGCGATTGCGCCGGAGAATCTCATTATCATCAGTGGCCTGGGCTGGGGCTATGATCTATCCCTGGTTAACAAGGGGTATCAGATTCAGGTTCCTAACATCCTGTACTCAACCCATCCGTTTGATCACAGCAACCAGGAGCCTGGTAGCTGGTCGGGAGCGTTCGGCAAACTCTCCCAGCAGGCGCCAGTCATCGCTGCCGAGTTTGGCGGCTATGATTGCCAGACTGACTATGTCTCGACCGCTATCCGCTATTTCCAAGCACATCATATGTCCTGGATTGCCTGGGGTTGGAATATTGCTCCTTGCAGCAGCCCAAGCCTGATAACCGACTGGTCCGGCACACCGAACGTCCCCTATGGCTCGTATATCCGCCAGCAAATGCGGGCCTTTTCTCAGGGAAGCGTCTAGCACTGCCCATATGTTCCTGGTCTGCCTTCTTTGCCGTTATAATTTGGCCGGCGCCACGTTACCTTACAGTAGAGTGTCTGTATCTGAGGATGGAAAGGCCGTGGGGGTAACTACACATGGGGTTCGATCATTTATCACATCAGTCGGTTTCGCTTCATTACCACGACTGCGCTGTCCAGATACTCAGTAAGTTTCTGCCATGCTGCTCTGCCTCTCGCTCCTTTCAGTTATTGTCTGACGCTATCGGTAGCATCAGCATCCGACCCGCAGCATCTTAGTGTATCCATGAGGTTACTCTCCTTGAAGCAGCCAACCGCTCGTAACTCTACCAGAAACCCTGCTGCCCGGAAGGCTCAGGCTGACTCTGGCAAGAGCCGATCTCGGCTTAAGATGAATGGAATCCCCATCCAGAACGGCGCCTTGACACCGGGAACAGAGCAAGAGATCCAAAAACAGGTTGACCGCTATACAGCATGGCTGGCTGAAGCAGCCGACCACCAGAACGCCAAACGAGAAGAAGCGGCGGAATATTATGAGCGCGCTACCAAAGCTGTTCGCCTCAGAGGCCGACAGGTTCGCCCATTTGCGCCATTTGACTTCGACCGCTCGGCGATAAAAACCGTGACGCCAAATCAGGCGCTCATCCTGATGGTATTGGCATCCTTGTGGGGAGTAGTCTTCTTCTTCTATGGGATTCCCACGCTGGTCGTAAGCATTGGCTTTGTAACCATCATCTATCTGGGAGATTTGCTCCTGAATTTTTTCCTGGCGGCACGCATCCTCACCCGCTCACCAGAAGATCACATTGATAATG
The nucleotide sequence above comes from Ktedonobacterales bacterium. Encoded proteins:
- a CDS encoding ABC transporter ATP-binding protein, with amino-acid sequence MITLLRFMKPYRLALALVLVLAFAQSMANLYLPTLMADIVDNGIVKGDTGYIWGVGGLMVLVTIGGVIAAIIGSFYAARIATGFGKIIRGKIFTQVEQFSLHEFDTLSTASLITRTTNDTTQIQQVLVITLGFMVTAPMMMIGGIILALRQDVALSWILVVVIPILVGVIVLLMTKAIPLFRAMQVKLDKLNLILDEGLTGVRVVRAFDRVKHEEQRFDEANLDLTNIAIRVNRMIASLMPIMMLLLNISSIAILWFGSIRVDNGDMQVGALIAFLQYAMQILFALLMVSMLFILLPRSAASADRINEVLAMTPEIKDAAEVKQTGEQRGYVEFADVTFSYPGAEEPALSNISFRAKPGEVTAIIGGTGAGKSTLVSLIPRFYDVDSGAILVDEVDVREMAQEHLRAKIGFVPQKAVLFSGTVAENIRYGKEDASDEEIQYAAEVAQATEFISEMKDGFQAVIAQGGTNVSGGQKQRLSIARALVRKPEIYVFDDSFSALDFKTDAKLRSALKKETLDATVLIVAQRVSTVMDADQIIVLDDGRVAGIGTHRELMETCEVYHEIVSSQLSVAEIAEKIA
- a CDS encoding nitrilase-related carbon-nitrogen hydrolase, translated to MVKPYTAVGLIPTVRGIRTRADIKRNLEHLSHLVKAASWLSSLDLPVRLIAFPEGALQGFNDEVLDLDHVQFARECAIDIPGEETEALGKIARTYNAFIMAQAKARHPEIKDRYFNVGFILNPEGEVILQHYKVSPLFPVEHSVCPHDIYDWWIERYGRTLDAFWPVVDTEIGRMGIMMANEGSYPENARALALNGAEVVYRASYPHPATGNDIFEIQSRARALDNNMYLVAPNMGTYYLLPEDDTAIDTFGGRSFVINYKGQIVGRQEYGAGSTYVAGVIDIEALRDHRARAQWDNWLKDVRTELYQMLYEQPIYPKNLYLNREPMKHAEYREKVIQKQIDLMHERGVWVKPAR
- a CDS encoding DUF790 family protein, translated to MLKLTDLRKTTRRSNAGNGRTLYPHFLRDRSLAPRIDMAIQYLESMLERPRRELDQEIIMQLFGDHKLARCIVACLAATYRHRCRAFSEVLPGDSVQALSALHITNPSELRLWLFRHVNEELPGFVGGVERLPFLNQAGAMLGLDSNQIDTLITLDSPEQAILARTGPKPTAADIITRFNYSVVAAILANAPSISISLSRAPSHAETTRELCALADIQAELAGSTLVLRGRQDALEGWTRHGARLVRLLSALLACGLPAQSGEATIAAPGGGQWHVRLNTEIFAYLGMREAETGAEADFNTADLLECWRAQEAFASEYASIRRAGEEKGWTLRRAAEPLILDGAVLPTLFAATRGRQRVFLVLAPTTDTGAARLTAFATRTPLVTIRVAAGDSRGQASASEAGALPELTYSGRGDVAQLPTLLAQVVAETEKSAREQQLETTCEEAYNAGVFTEQQLAESLTCAVEELPGLFARPEARALAKDYHLQYIEGFGLCSAQVLMRARAVARDVASLRDLTESAIQRMRVLGRRLREITGASEGIECLIAYLGAA
- a CDS encoding cellulase family glycosylhydrolase, with the protein product MAPSRKFPWLVLCVVVLLGVIVSLGVIRVVNQLSATTSNSQTNAATPSPTQALPSPTPTPTPILPVLRVSGTQIVNATGQAVTLIGASHPGLEYLCSGDGHFRLADFQAMRSWGMNTVRIPLSSEFWANRHNACPNYHLTVTSAVVNAEAAGMYVILDLQWNAPLDLAGDPSFGGGQYPMPDSGKDLTFWQDLATIYRSDPNVIFDLFGEPHDISWSIWYKGGTIQTSAFRGNQFGNGQGTYQAIGMRDLAAKVRAIAPENLIIISGLGWGYDLSLVNKGYQIQVPNILYSTHPFDHSNQEPGSWSGAFGKLSQQAPVIAAEFGGYDCQTDYVSTAIRYFQAHHMSWIAWGWNIAPCSSPSLITDWSGTPNVPYGSYIRQQMRAFSQGSV
- a CDS encoding ABC transporter ATP-binding protein, producing MSEERRQRPGGVQGGPMGRGGWGAMGMPVQKARDFKGTARRLLGYFAPQKYLLMVVLVTAILGTVFNIVGPKILGLATTRLFEGLLAKYQAFLRHQPAPGIDFTYIATVLLILLGLYIISSIFMYIQQYVMAGVAQRTVYRLRRDVDEKLSRLPLKYFDSRTHGEILSRAVNDMDNISSTLQQSITQLITSGVTVIGVVVMMLTISPLLSLIVVLTLPLSMLITLGLAKRSQKYFRNQQRELGHLNGHVEEMYTGHKIVKAFGRETQSIAEFTELNDKLYQAGWRAQFVSGMIMPLMRAIGNMGYVFVAVVGGIMVTNGRIALGDVQAFIQYAQQFTMPITQLANFANVIQSTMASAERIFELLDEQEEIPEAVDAQVIAAPQGAVQFEHVRFGYKEDALLMEDMNIDVQPGQMIAVVGPTGAGKTTLVNLLMRFYEVNDGRILVDGVDITQIKRGELRRTFGMVLQDTWLFSGTIRDNIAYGRQDAAEEEIIRAARAANADHFIRTLPEGYNTALNEEATNISQGQKQLLTIARAFLANPEILILDEATSSVDTRTEGQIQKAMAELMKERTSFVIAHRLSTIRDADLILVMNHGAIIEKGTHEELLAKQGFYADLYNSQFTVRTPVEEAV
- a CDS encoding DEAD/DEAH box helicase family protein, which codes for MSDDKVSNLPSPESDQDDEALEDDLFAALDEIQDESETQAQPASDEPATAAAPLPSSEERAPYALPVAPQLALQPRTYQQSAVDAWLRADGRGVVVLPTGAGKTIVAYDAIARLGVRTLIVVPTIELLRQWRAGMIAHLHLPKKSVGAVGGGEHSSGPVTVITYDSAAMKRRRLDGYGLLVFDEVHHLPAQSYRTIVAKTGAPWRLGLSATLGRADGRHEDLSTLIGPVVYERDAEELSAQKHIAAYKERRIYVDLAPEEELRYETLMAEWRWYLATRRSQLGNGPDMFNALIRRSAFDPEARRALRAHHEARLVALNANAKLAAIEGLLRKHARDKAIVFSEYVGMVDRISRQMLIPAITYRTPSAERHAILEGFRAGTITKLVTGRVLNEGVDVPDANVAIVASGSASMREYVQRLGRVLRPKATEAQLYEIISRRTTERNAARKRRPPRKAQNDAPRPI